A single Camelus ferus isolate YT-003-E chromosome 3, BCGSAC_Cfer_1.0, whole genome shotgun sequence DNA region contains:
- the LRRC70 gene encoding leucine-rich repeat-containing protein 70, translated as MNRKTKNRAMCGVRFSLPCLRLFLLVTCCLVLLFRKEVLGCSSVCQLCTGRQVNCRNLGLSVIPKNFPESTVFLYLTGNNLSHINESELTGLHSLMGLYLDNSSIVYVYPKAFVHLKHLYFLYLNNNFIKRLELGIFEGLSSLRNLYLQSNQVSFVPRGVFRDLVSVQYLNLQRNRLTVLGSGTFVGMIALRILDLSNNNILRISDSGFQHLGNLDSLYLEGNNLTKVPSNAFDVLKSLKRLSLSHNRIEAIQPFAFKGLVNLEYLFLKNSRIKNVARDGFSGINNLKHLILSHNDLENLNADTFSLLKNLIYLKLDRNRIISIDNDTFENMGASLKILNLSFNNLTDLHPRVLKPLSSLTHLQANSNPWECNCKLLGLRDWLASSAITLNIYCQNPPSVRGRALHYIKSTDFTNCVASSTNVSRAWAVKSLHIHHKTTALMMAWHKVTTNGKHLENTESVTFWEQNRTSPASIFFQENTFGNPLETTAVLPVQIQLTSPVNLNLEKNSALPTDAASVSGRTSLICTQEVEKLNEAFDILLAFFILACVLIIFLIYKVVQFKQKLKTPENSGENRLEYYSFYQSARYNVTASICNTSPHSLESPGLEQVRLHKQIVPESEAQVILFEHSAL; from the coding sequence ATGAACAGAAAAACCAAGAACAGGGCTATGTGTGGAGTACGTTTTTCTCTGCCTTGTCTACGACTGTTTCTGCTTGTTACCTGTTGTCTTGTATTATTATTCCGTAAAGAGGTACTTGGATGTTCGTCTGTTTGCCAACTCTGCACTGGGAGACAAGTTAACTGCCGTAACTTAGGCCTGTCAGTTATTCCTAAGAATTTTCCTGAAAGTACagtttttctctatctgactgGAAATAACCTGTCCCATATAAATGAAAGTGAATTAACAGGACTTCATTCTCTTATGGGATTGTATTTGGATAATTCTAGCATTGTGTATGTATATCCAAAAGCTTTTGTCCATTTGAagcatttgtattttctatatctaaataataattttataaaacgCTTGGAGCTTGGAATATTTGAGGGACTTTCCAGTCTTCGTAACTTATATTTACAGTCTAATCAAGTATCTTTTGTGCCAAGAGGAGTATTTCGTGATCTAGTTTCAGTTCAGTACTTAAATCTACAAAGAAATCGCCTCACTGTCCTCGGGAGTGGTACCTTTGTTGGTATGATTGCTCTTCGGATACTTGATTTATCAAACAATAACATTTTGAGGATATCAGACTCAGGCTTTCAGCACCTTGGAAACCTGGATTCTTTGTATCTAGAAGGTAATAATTTAACAAAAGTACCATCAAATGCTTTTGATGTACTTAAGAGTCTTAAAAGACTTTCCTTGTCTCATAACCGTATTGAAGCAATACAGCCCTTTGCATTTAAAGGACTTGTCAACTTGGAGTATCTCTTCTTGAAAAATTCAAGAATTAAAAATGTTGCTAGGGATGGGTTTAGTGGAATTAATAATCTTAAACATTTGATCTTAAGTCATAAtgatttggaaaatttaaatgCTGACACATTTAGCTTGCTAAAGAATTTAATTTATCTTAAGTTAGATAGAAACAGAATAATCAGCATTGATAATGATACATTTGAAAACATGGGAGCATCTTTGAAGATCCTTAATCTGTCATTTAATAATCTTACAGACTTACATCCAAGGGTCCTTAAGCCATTGTCTTCACTGACTCATCTTCAGGCAAATTCTAATCCTTGGGAATGTAACTGCAAACTATTGGGCCTTCGCGACTGGCTAGCATCTTCAGCCATTACTCTAAACATCTATTGTCAGAATCCCCCATCTGTGCGTGGCAGAGCATTGCATTATATTAAATCGACTGACTTCACAAATTGTGTTGCATCTTCAACAAATGTATCCAGAGCTTGGGCTGTAAAATCTCTTCATATTCATCACAAGACCACTGCATTAATGATGGCCTGGCATAAAGTAACCACAAATGggaaacatttggaaaacactgagagCGTTACTTTCTGGGAACAAAATCGTACTTCACCTGCCAGTATATTTTTTCAAGAGAATACCTTTGGTAACCCGTTAGAGACTACTGCAGTGTTACCTGTGCAGATACAGCTTACTTCTCCTGTTAACTTGAACTTGGAAAAAAACAGTGCTCTACCAACTGATGCTGCTTCAGTGTCAGGGAGAACATCTCTGATTTGTACACAAGAAGTTGAAAAGCTGAATGAGGCTTTTGACATTTTACTAGCTTTTTTTATCTTAGCTtgtgttttaatcatttttttgaTCTACAAAGTTGTTCAATTTAAGCAAAAACTAAAGACACCAGAAAACTCAGGGGAAAATAGACTTGAATACTACAGCTTTTATCAGTCAGCAAGGTATAATGTAACAGCCTCCATTTGTAACACGTCCCCACATTCTCTAGAAAGCCCTGGTTTGGAGCAGGTTCGACTTCATAAACAAATTGTTCCTGAAAGTGAGGCACAGGTTATTCTCTTTGAACATTCTGCTTTATGA